The following are encoded in a window of Carya illinoinensis cultivar Pawnee chromosome 15, C.illinoinensisPawnee_v1, whole genome shotgun sequence genomic DNA:
- the LOC122297338 gene encoding uncharacterized protein LOC122297338 isoform X2: MQERFLDYVLVPSGLLLMGVYHVWLFITILSNPRRTVIGLNAECRQAWVFSIMNDPMKNGVLAVQTIRNNIMASTLLATVAITLCSLISVVVSTTITSPGAASKSTYTSETVFSVKGSLFWSLGLRAYYVSFPLFLWIFGPVPMFVCCCIMPFILYFLDTTGCFTQQIQKFMEDVNSNDVESVHQSTETARVEDSLLRSPLLTDQNQVYNANVA, encoded by the exons ATGCAGGAGCGGTTCCTGGACTATGTGCTGGTGCCCTCAGGTCTGCTGCTGATGGGAGTATACCATGTCTGGCTTTTCATCACTATACTGTCTAATCCCAGGCGAACTGTCATTGGCCTCAATGCCGAGTGTAGGCAAGCATGGGTCTTCTCCATCATGAAT GATCCTATGAAGAATGGAGTTTTGGCAGTTCAAACAATTCGTAACAACATTATGGCATCTACACTCTTGGCAACTGTAGCAATCACACTCTGTTCACTCATCAGTGTTGTTGTGAGCACCACAATTACGAGTCCTGGCGCAGCATCAAAATCAACTTATACCAGTGAGACTGTCTTCTCAGTCAA GGGAAGCTTGTTTTGGTCGCTTGGTTTGCGAGCATATTATGTGTcattccctctctttctctggATCTTTGGACCTGTACCCATGTTCGTGTGTTGCTGCATAATGCCatttattctctattttttggACACTACTGGCTGTTTTACACAACAGATTCAAAAGTTCATGGAGGACGTAAATTCCAATGATGTGGAATCGGTTCATCAATCTAC GGAAACTGCCAGGGTTGAGGACTCCCTTCTTCGCTCCCCTCTACTTACGGACCAGAACCAAGTTTATAATGCTAACGTTGCTTGA
- the LOC122297338 gene encoding uncharacterized protein LOC122297338 isoform X3 produces MQERFLDYVLVPSGLLLMGVYHVWLFITILSNPRRTVIGLNAECRQAWVFSIMNDPMKNGVLAVQTIRNNIMASTLLATVAITLCSLISVVVSTTITSPGAASKSTYTSETVFSVKETARVEDSLLRSPLLTDQNQVYNANVA; encoded by the exons ATGCAGGAGCGGTTCCTGGACTATGTGCTGGTGCCCTCAGGTCTGCTGCTGATGGGAGTATACCATGTCTGGCTTTTCATCACTATACTGTCTAATCCCAGGCGAACTGTCATTGGCCTCAATGCCGAGTGTAGGCAAGCATGGGTCTTCTCCATCATGAAT GATCCTATGAAGAATGGAGTTTTGGCAGTTCAAACAATTCGTAACAACATTATGGCATCTACACTCTTGGCAACTGTAGCAATCACACTCTGTTCACTCATCAGTGTTGTTGTGAGCACCACAATTACGAGTCCTGGCGCAGCATCAAAATCAACTTATACCAGTGAGACTGTCTTCTCAGTCAA GGAAACTGCCAGGGTTGAGGACTCCCTTCTTCGCTCCCCTCTACTTACGGACCAGAACCAAGTTTATAATGCTAACGTTGCTTGA
- the LOC122297338 gene encoding uncharacterized protein LOC122297338 isoform X1, with protein MQERFLDYVLVPSGLLLMGVYHVWLFITILSNPRRTVIGLNAECRQAWVFSIMNDPMKNGVLAVQTIRNNIMASTLLATVAITLCSLISVVVSTTITSPGAASKSTYTSETVFSVKYFSILLCFLVAFLCYMQSVRYFAHVSFMVTAPALKDKKDSIEYVARNLNRGSLFWSLGLRAYYVSFPLFLWIFGPVPMFVCCCIMPFILYFLDTTGCFTQQIQKFMEDVNSNDVESVHQSTETARVEDSLLRSPLLTDQNQVYNANVA; from the exons ATGCAGGAGCGGTTCCTGGACTATGTGCTGGTGCCCTCAGGTCTGCTGCTGATGGGAGTATACCATGTCTGGCTTTTCATCACTATACTGTCTAATCCCAGGCGAACTGTCATTGGCCTCAATGCCGAGTGTAGGCAAGCATGGGTCTTCTCCATCATGAAT GATCCTATGAAGAATGGAGTTTTGGCAGTTCAAACAATTCGTAACAACATTATGGCATCTACACTCTTGGCAACTGTAGCAATCACACTCTGTTCACTCATCAGTGTTGTTGTGAGCACCACAATTACGAGTCCTGGCGCAGCATCAAAATCAACTTATACCAGTGAGACTGTCTTCTCAGTCAAGTACTTCTCTATTTTGCTGTGCTTCCTTGTTGCCTTTCTTTGTTATATGCAATCTGTTAGATATTTTGCCCACGTTAGCTTCATGGTTACGGCCCCTGCATTGAAAGATAAAAAGGATTCTATTGAGTATGTTGCAAGAAACTTGAACAGGGGAAGCTTGTTTTGGTCGCTTGGTTTGCGAGCATATTATGTGTcattccctctctttctctggATCTTTGGACCTGTACCCATGTTCGTGTGTTGCTGCATAATGCCatttattctctattttttggACACTACTGGCTGTTTTACACAACAGATTCAAAAGTTCATGGAGGACGTAAATTCCAATGATGTGGAATCGGTTCATCAATCTAC GGAAACTGCCAGGGTTGAGGACTCCCTTCTTCGCTCCCCTCTACTTACGGACCAGAACCAAGTTTATAATGCTAACGTTGCTTGA
- the LOC122296566 gene encoding uncharacterized protein LOC122296566: MEEDQLDYVLVPLGLLLMGLYHIWLIFTILHFPNRTVIGINAESRHHWVFSVMTDPVKNGVLAVQTIRNNIMASTLLATTAITLSSLISVYVSSTSKSSNATSQLVYGNKTSMISSIKYFCILLCFLLAFLFNVQSIRYYAHVSFLATTPTWSNDKESIEYVVRNLNRGSLFWSLGLRAFYLSFPLFLWIFGPIPMFSCCCILSFLLYFLDTTSSFTRHLHCHSLKQVTKSNNMDSVV; the protein is encoded by the exons ATGGAAGAGGATCAATTGGACTATGTTCTGGTACCTTTGGGTCTATTGTTGATGGGATTATACCATATCTGGCTTATCTTTACCATCCTCCACTTTCCCAATCGAACCGTCATTGGCATCAATGCTGAGTCTCGCCACCATTGGGTCTTCTCCGTGATGACT GACCCCGTAAAGAATGGTGTTTTGGCAGTTCAAACAATTCGCAACAACATAATGGCATCTACATTGTTAGCTACAACAGCAATTACTCTCAGTTCACTAATCAGTGTTTATGTCAGTAGCACATCAAAGTCTAGCAATGCAACTTCACAGCTGGTTTATGGCAATAAGACGTCTATGATCTCTTCAATCAAGTACTTTTGTATCTTgctttgtttccttcttgcatTCCTTTTCAACGTGCAGTCTATTAGATACTATGCCCATGTTAGCTTCTTGGCTACCACACCTACTTGGAGTAATGATAAAGAGTCTATTGAGTACGTCGTGAGAAATCTGAATCGCGGAAGCCTCTTTTGGTCCCTTGGATTGCGAGCATTCTACCTTTCATTCCCTCTGTTCCTCTGGATATTTGGTCCCATACCCATGTTTTCTTGTTGTTGCATACTGTCATTTCTTCTATATTTCTTGGACACCACTAGCAGTTTTACACGGCATCTTCACTGTCATTCACTCAAACAAGTTACCAAGAGCAACAACATGGATTCAGTTGTTTAA